A DNA window from Myxocyprinus asiaticus isolate MX2 ecotype Aquarium Trade chromosome 15, UBuf_Myxa_2, whole genome shotgun sequence contains the following coding sequences:
- the LOC127453168 gene encoding protein rapunzel-like yields the protein MYNPLERVVAQKKEAIEAVMEMFEKGAEVLASAVGELSPLFEAAAPVLKLVLNNVESKEVIYVKDQFLLVRSKLDVLSSQLEDIDSEIRRRRLDSQFFSVEENLRNQFRKYIDILEAKPEYKEVKKRLFLEHFIITGGEKNLCVLYDALIGNSAFGEPILDVVEQYEARNRRVLEDFCVRLKELLCLGIIALLGYCFLNQGEEAEQEKMQEWSTKIQEIEMKMKETIEKCVNTFPEQAELDIKRLMKEREDGNLQEIAKELLDFLVKKYDWVSWSIRVITNLGKIHNWRAGENFQFVAGQKYFEVPQGSETILVVSYCNNPQPVPDESIKEIMEGPAKKGHAKAVVEVLKKQLAGFLVHAVSRHKESFAVSSFPEESHYWEKHKNVNLCVHSE from the coding sequence ATGTACAATCCACTAGAACGGGTGGTAGCCCAGAAGAAAGAGGCTATTGAAGCAGTAATGGAAATGTTCGAGAAGGGGGCTGAGGTGCTGGCCAGTGCTGTTGGAGAGTTATCACCTCTTTTTGAGGCTGCCGCTCCAGTCCTCAAGCTTGTCTTAAACAATGTCGAAAGCAAGGAAGTGATATACGTCAAAGATCAGTTTCTACTTGTGAGGAGCAAATTAGATGTCCTCTCATCTCAACTGGAGGATATTGACTCTGAGATTAGGAGGAGACGTTTGGATTCTCAGTTCTTCTCTGTGGAAGAGAATCTGCGCAACCAGTTCAGAAAATACATAGACATTCTGGAGGCCAAACCTGAGTACAAGGAGGTCAAGAAACGCTTGTTCTTGGAACATTTTATCATAACAGGAGGAGAGAAAAACCTCTGTGTGCTTTATGATGCTTTGATAGGGAACAGTGCATTTGGGGAGCCAATTCTGGATGTTGTGGAACAATACGAGGCCAGAAACAGGAGGGTCCTGGAAGACTTCTGTGTTAGGTTGAAGGAGCTCCTCTGCTTGGGAATAATTGCTCTCCTCGGATACTGTTTCCTAAATCAGGGCGAAGAGGCAGAACAGGAGAAGATGCAAGAGTGGAGCACCAAGATCCAAGAAATTGAGATGAAAATGAAGGAAACCATTGAGAAATGTGTCAATACATTTCCAGAGCAAGCTGAACTGGACATCAAGAGGCTTATGAAGGAAAGAGAGGATGGGAACCTCCAGGAAATTGCCAAGGAACTGCTGGACTTCCTGGTCAAGAAGTATGACTGGGTAAGCTGGTCCATTCGAGTCATTACCAACTTGGGCAAAATTCATAACTGGAGAGCTGGAGAAAACTTTCAGTTTGTGGCTGGCCAGAAATATTTTGAAGTACCGCAAGGGTCTGAAACCATCCTGGTGGTGTCCTACTGCAACAACCCTCAGCCTGTGCCCGATGAGAGCATAAAAGAAATAATGgaaggtcctgcaaagaagggACATGCTAAAGCTGTAGTTGAGGTTCTGAAGAAGCAGTTAGCTGGGTTTTTGGTTCACGCTGTCAGTCGCCACAAAGAGAGCTTTGCTGTTTCAAGTTTTCCTGAAGAATCCCACTACTGGGAGAAACATAAGAATGTAAATCTGTGCGTGCATTCAGAGTAG